The proteins below come from a single Eptesicus fuscus isolate TK198812 chromosome 5, DD_ASM_mEF_20220401, whole genome shotgun sequence genomic window:
- the FOS gene encoding protein c-Fos, with protein MMFSGFNADYEASSSRCSSASPAGDSLSYYHSPADSFSSMGSPVNAQDFCTDLASSSANFIPTVTAISTSPDLQWLVQPTLVSSVAPSQTRAHHPYGVPAPSAGAYSRAGVMKTVTGSRAQSIGRRGKVEQLSPEEEEKRRIRRERNKMAAAKCRNRRRELTDTLQAETDQLEDEKSALQTEIANLLKEKEKLEFILAAHRPACKIPDDLGFPEEMSVASLDLNGGLPEAATPESEEAFALPLLSDPEPKPAVEPIKNVRSMELKAEPFDDFLFPASSRPSGSETSRSVPDMDLSGSFYAADWEPLHGGSLGMGPMATELEPLCTPVVTCTPSCTTYTSSFVFTYPEADSFPSCAAAHRKGSSSNEPSSDSLSSPTLLAL; from the exons ATGATGTTCTCAGGCTTCAATGCGGACTACGAGGCGTCCTCGTCCCGCTGTAGCAGCGCCTCCCCGGCCGGGGACAGCCTCTCTTACTACCACTCACCGGCCGACTCCTTCTCCAGCATGGGCTCCCCTGTCAATGCGCAG GACTTTTGCACGGATCTGGCGTCCTCCAGTGCCAACTTCATCCCAACTGTGACTGCCATCTCGACCAGCCCGGACCTGCAGTGGCTGGTGCAGCCCACTCTAGTCTCCTCGGTGGCCCCATCCCAGACCAGAGCCCACCACCCCTACGGGGTCCCCGCCCCCTCGGCGGGGGCTTACTCCAGGGCCGGCGTCATGAAGACGGTGACAGGAAGCAGAGCTCAGAGCATTGGCAGGAGGGGCAAGGTGGAACAG TTGTccccagaagaagaagagaaaaggcgAATCCGAAGGGAAAGGAataagatggctgcagccaaaTGCCGGAATCGGAGGAGGGAGCTGACTGACACACTCCAAGCG GAGACAGACCAACTAGAGGACGAGAAGTCTGCTTTGCAGACCGAGATTGCCAACCTgctgaaggagaaggaaaaactaGAGTTCATCCTGGCAGCTCACCGACCTGCCTGCAAGATCCCCGATGACCTGGGCTTCCCAGAAGAGATGTCTGTGGCTTCCCTGGATCTGAATGGAGGCCTGCCTGAGGCTGCCACCCCTGAGTCCGAGGAGGCCTTCGCCTTGCCCCTCCTCAGTGACCCTGAGCCCAAGCCTGCAGTGGAGCCCATCAAAAACGTGCGCAGCATGGAGCTGAAGGCTGAGCCCTTTGATGACTTCCTGTTCCCGGCATCGTCCAGGCCCAGCGGCTCTGAGACCTCCCGCTCTGTGCCAGACATGGACCTGTCTGGTTCCTTCTATGCAGCAGACTGGGAGCCCCTGCACGGTGGCtccctggggatggggcccatggccacagagctggagccccTGTGCACCCCGGTGGTCACCTGTACTCCCAGCTGCACCACTTACACGTCTTCCTTTGTCTTCACCTACCCCGAGGCTGACTCCTTCCCCAGCTGTGCGGCTGCCCACCGTAAGGGCAGCAGCAGCAACGAGCCCTCCTCTGATTCGCTCAGCTCACCCACGCTGCTGGCCCTGTGA